One Aphidius gifuensis isolate YNYX2018 linkage group LG5, ASM1490517v1, whole genome shotgun sequence genomic region harbors:
- the LOC122856648 gene encoding zinc finger CCHC-type and RNA-binding motif-containing protein 1-like has translation MSSGLAPSKSTVYISNLPFSLTNNDIHKLLEHHGKIVKVTVVKDRKSRKSKGVAFVLFLKQEEASECAKNINNTEIGGRTVKSSIAVDNGRSADFIRRREYPDKSQCWECGQEGHLSYQCSQNTLGPRTPPPKKIRIRKKSKNQTSANGPTEYYDSDSDDGLKKPRKIPAIEQDDTEEYEEEDTETLSAAIRLEQEQYELEEYRNKVANGQYDDLNSQKINLQNRKRLKVSNYLSDEDVELSD, from the exons atgagcaGTGGACTTGCTCCAAGTAAATCAACAGTTTACATTTCAAACTTGCCATTTTCATTGACAAATAATGATATACATAAACTCCTGGAGCATCATGGAAAAATTGTCAA AGTAACTGTTGTAAAAGATAGAAAATCACGAAAAAGTAAAGGTGTTgcttttgtattatttttaaaacaagaaGAAGCATCAGAGTgtgctaaaaatataaataatactgaAATTGGTGGTAGAACAGTTAAAAGTTCAATTGCTGTTGATAATGGACGTAGTGCTGATTTTATAAGACGTCGTGAATATCCAGATAAATCACAGTGTTGGGAATGTGGACAAGAAGGACATTTATCATATCAGTGTAGCCAAAATACACTTGGACCAAGAACACCaccaccaaaaaaaataagaatacgtaaaaaatcaaaaaatcaaacatCAGCAAATGGTCCAACTGAATATTATGACAGTGACAGTGATGAtggattaaaaaaaccaagaaaaaTACCAGCTATTGAACAAGATGATACTGAAGAGTATGAAGAAGAAGACACTGAAACATTGAGTGCTGCAATTAGACTAGAACAAGAGCAATATGAACTAGAAGAGTATAGAAATAAAGTTGCTAATGGAcaatatgatgatttaaatagtcaaaaaattaatttacaaaatcgcAAAAGACTAAAAGTTAGTAATTATTTAAGTGATGAAGATGTTGAATTGAgtgattaa
- the LOC122856157 gene encoding LOW QUALITY PROTEIN: mismatch repair endonuclease PMS2-like (The sequence of the model RefSeq protein was modified relative to this genomic sequence to represent the inferred CDS: inserted 1 base in 1 codon): MIEVNDEPVATQEESKKINVINKETVHKICSGQVVLDLAVAIKELVENSLDSGATSVDVKLIDHGKSCITVSDNGSGVLESDFEGLGLRHHTSKLRDFSDIFEVSTFGFRGEALSSLCSLSDVTIITNNSNNKHAYKLKFDKNGNLEKKDICAREIGTTVIVKNIFKNLPVRAKEFHRNIKKEFSRAVQILYGYCLVSTGIKITCTNTIDGKTTNKIVGTNRSNSVLDXAISIFGSKTLVGIDNVDICQPDDDIIEEFNLPNDIVIDFKWNFLTSSCEHGMGRASPDRQFFFVNGRPCNILKIAKLINNIYHKFNNKQYPFVFINLLLNQLNTDVNVTPDKRTIFLTQEKLILAVIKMSLLKKWQKMQGNFKSQTLEQLQYTLKRNLTSPSRENTPPQKKKMIQLKQHVNDADNVDDSGNADATDVDNKNKIDEIYYEKLPDSEMKINIDIIKLSMKKKCELNNIDNNCNNNIKFRAKIDPSKSSDAEKELMKELSTESFIKMKIIGQFNLGFIIAELDDDLFIIDQHATDEKYRFEKLNNETILKTQKLIIPKSLNLSSLNETILIDNRKFFDANGFTFNINTNDDYGKRVMLTGIPVSGNWQFDQQDIEELIFLIKEGGTVDDVMMNQDNGKILRPSRVRQMLASRACRGAVMIGTNLNHSEMKRLINQMGVMKNPWNCPHGRPTIRHLISLKLL; the protein is encoded by the exons atgattGAGGTAAATGATGAACCAGTTGCCACTCAGGaagaatctaaaaaaataaatgtcatcaATAAAGAGACTGTCCACAAAATTTGTTCAGGCCAA gTTGTTTTGGATCTTGCTGTTGCTATAAAAGAACTAGTTGAAAATAGTTTGGACAGTGGAGCAACATCTGTTGATGTCAAATTAATTGATCATGGAAAATCTTGTATAACTGTATCAGACAATGGAAGTGGTGTACTTGAATCAGACTTTGAGGGTCTAG gTCTTAGACATCATACATCAAAATTACGTGATTTTTCTGATATATTTGAAGTATCAACATTTGGCTTTCGTGGTGAAGCATTGAGTTCATTATGCTCATTATCAGatgtaacaataataacaaataatagcaataataaacatgcatataaattaaaatttgataaaaatggtaatcttgaaaaaaaagatatttgtGCACGTGAAATTGGTACAAcagttattgttaaaaatatatttaaaaatttaccagtTAGAGCTAAAGAAtttcatagaaatattaaaaaagaattttcacGTGCTGTACAAATATTATATGGTTATTGTTTAGTATCAACTGgtattaaaataacatgtaCAAATACAATTGATGGTAAaacgacaaataaaattgttggaaCAAATAGATCAAATAGTGTATTGG AtgcaatatcaatatttggtaGTAAAACATTAGTTGGCATTGATAATGTTGATATTTGTCAGCcagatgatgatattattgaagaatttaatttaccaaatgatattgttattgattttaaatggaattttttaacaagtagCTGTGAACATGGAATGGGACGTGCATCACCTgatcgtcaatttttttttgtcaatggtAGACCatgtaatatattaaaaattgccaaattaattaataatatttatcataaatttaataataaacaatatccatttgtttttattaatttattgctgAATCAGTTGAATACTGATGTTAATGTTACACCAGATAAACGTAccatttttttaacacaagaaaaattaattttagctgTTATTAAAATGAGTTTACTtaaaaaatggcaaaaaatGCAAGGCAATTTTAAAAGTCAAACACTTGAACAGCTACAGTATACattgaaaagaaatttaaCATCACCATCTAGAGAAAATACtccaccacaaaaaaaaaagatgattcaattaaaacaacatgttaatgatgctgataatgttgatgattcTGGCAATGCTGATGCTactgatgttgataataaaaataaaatagatgaaatttattatgaaaaattacctGATtcagaaatgaaaataaacattgatataataaaattatcaatgaaaaaaaaatgcgaattaaataacattgataataattgtaataataatataaaatttagagCAAAAATTGATCCAAGTAAAAGTTCAGATGCTGAAAAAGAATTAATGAAAGAATTATCAACagaatcatttataaaaatgaaaataattggaCAATTTAATTTAGGTTTTATTATAGCTGAATtagatgatgatttatttataattgatcaACATGCaactgatgaaaaatatagattcgaaaaattaaataacgaaacaatattaaaaactcaaaaattaataataccaaaatcattaaatttatcatcattaaatgaaacaatattaattgataatcgaaaattttttgatgcaAATGgttttacatttaatattaatacaaatgATGATTATGGAAAAAGAGTTATGTTAACTGGTATTCCAGTAAGTGGAAATTGGCAGTTTGATCAACAAgatattgaagaattaatatttttaataaaagaaggTGGTACTGTTGATGATGTCATGATGAATCAAGATAATGGTAAAATATTAAGACCAAGTAGAGTACGCCAAATGTTAGCATCAAGAGCATGTCGTGGTGCTGTTATGATTGGAACCAACTTGAATCATTCAGAAATGAAAcgtttaattaatcaaatgggAGTCATGAAAAATCCATGGAATTGTCCACATGGAAGACCAACAATTAGacatttaatatcattaaaattattataa
- the LOC122856647 gene encoding uncharacterized protein LOC122856647 produces the protein MSKRYGNRFNGEKSSPAKRPKLDITKTSDHVAPQRQQTNKPDTVIDQDLWGDDDDFCDDAFEVIDNIASQAFSQAVNTSLEDINNHGSQTDNNDDRSNDDGNSKTLKNNGSSSTSKPSTPNKLVVPFVKPVSPVKTNGFTSKPSTSYESRTNGFAPRRQSIYSQRLASSVEQRNFHDETTTLSQFNAHLIAGNHLNSTVVSIDDDDDPSIKTIKLQKKNEKLMRDNSSSEGEKIYLRQKIAKVMSEMDKIKTNMEKQNQAILTQLEAKIKNLLNENDSLKKENSLKDYDLKNSIDRLKLIEKSSIKLTNPQTNMPPSPFKRPPDVSIKKIDFTMQTDIIKKLNHRHKLPGCYYPLKNIPQQIFETPLPEKSVVDIQITDKIGQKSIPILHDIFSSRIFENPLLVKPIVTVVNSKNLNVEFYLPELSSLIKKTSDEINSSESISMINKIILTSMELLLNTTVVLKTIESEMQNDDLKDMDDLYFSNFYKLKIDHNKSLCDAKAWYDKERGIESRRTFSILSHIARSSKYLSDFIAGKINLALKNDELYKTYSSQLLRYNDWQSKVKNHQVLKLINEFIIVVSKIRRSHQFTGLICSLLETLYSVDKLTGFNSVISIQYVCDIFKEIIFSRPLMSCFPTITRILSHFSRSYIFVDNLCENLKKTKLIYHNNERKFHYDSCLLRVFMLQLEKFDFDILTNIDIASSILTFVDNVFTLEKTKWPFGDDQHDECECREHVLTHALLMIYDMHMLDIESLERDFYNQCNDDDMKNEKWNKFKDKHRSIIKTSTRFLCSLAWLDHRFVLHAQQPVLEHKVQLSWDKLRTVNDDADVIDKYVAESVESKLILDREDIQLKNVSLSEKIYSKKHEFINKLTDESLKKKKWSNAEELYQKLF, from the exons ATGTCAAAAAGATATGGTAATCGTTTTAATGGAGAAAAATCATCACCAGCTAAAAGACCAAAATTGGATATTACAAAAACAAGTGATCATGTTGCACCTCAAAgacaacaaacaaataaaccaGATACTGTGATAGATCAAGATTTATggggtgatgatgatgatttttgtgATGATGCATTTGAAGTCATTGACAATATTGCATCACAAGCTTTTTCACAAGCAGTCAATACATCCCTTGaagatattaataatcatggATCACAAacagataataatgatgatagatcaaatgatgatggtaattcaaaaacattgaaaaacaatgggtcatcatcaacaagtaAACCATCAACACCCAATAAACTTGTTGTACCATTTGTTAAACCAGTTTCACCAGTTAAAACAAATGGATTTACATCAAAACCATCGACAAGCTATGAATCAAGAACAAATGGATTTGCACCTAGACGTCAGAGTATTTATTCACAAAGATTAGCATCGTCTGTTGAACAACgtaattttcatgatgaaacaacaacattatCACAATTCAATGCACATCTTATTGCTGgtaatcatttaaattcaactgttgtctcaattgatgatgatgatgatccatcaattaaaacaatcaaattacaaaaaaaaaatgaaaaattaatgagagATAATAGCTCAAGTGAaggtgaaaaaatatatttaagacAGAAAATAGCTAAAGTCATGTCGGAaatggataaaataaaaactaacatGGAAAA ACAAAATCAAGCTATATTAACTCAACTAGaggctaaaataaaaaatcttttaaatgaaaatgattcattaaaaaaagaaaatagtttaaaagattatgatttaaaaaattcaattgatcgtttaaaattaattgaaaaatcatcaattaaattgacaaatcCACAAACAAATATGCCACCAAGTCCATTTAAACGTCCACCTGAtgtgtcaattaaaaaaattgattttacaatGCAAacagatattattaaaaaattaaatcatcgtCATAAATTACCAGGATGTTATTATCCACTTAAAAATATACCACAACAAATATTTGAAACACCATTACCAGAAAAATCAGTTGTTGATATTCAAATAACAGATAAAATTGGTCAAAAAAGTATACCAATACTTcatgatatattttcatcaagaaTATTTGAAAATCCATTATTAGTCAAGCCAATTGTAACAgttgtaaattcaaaaaatctaAATGTCGAATTTTATTTACCAGAATTATCatcgttaattaaaaaaacatctgatgaaataaattcatcagaatcaatatcaatgataaacaaaataatattaacatcaatggaattattattaaacacaaCAGTtgtattaaaaacaattgaaagtGAAATGCAAAATGATGATCTCAAAGACATGGatgatttgtatttttcaaatttttataaactcaaAATTGAtcataataaatcattgtgTGATGCTAAAGCTTGGTATGACAAAGAACGTGGTATTGAATCAAGAAGAACATTCTCAATACTATCACATATTGCAagatcatcaaaatatttaagtgaTTTTATAGCTGGTAAGATTAATCttgcattaaaaaatgatgagcTATATAAAACTTATTCATCACAATTGTTACGTTACAATGACTGGCAATCAAAagttaaaaatcatcaagtattaaaattgattaatgaatttattattgtagttAGTAAAATAAGAAGAAGTCATCAATTTACTGGTTTAATATGTTCACTTCTAGAGACACTGTACAGTGTTGATAAGCTGACTGGTTTTAATAGTGTCATAAGTATTCAATATGTTtgtgatatatttaaagaaataatattttcaagaccACTTATGTCATGCTTCCCAACAATAACTAGAATATTATCACACTTTAGTAGATCATATAtctttgttgataatttatgtgaaaatttaaaaaagaccAAGCTAATATATCAcaataatgaaagaaaatttcattatGATTCGTGTTTACTACGTGTGTTCATGTTGCAGctagaaaaatttgattttgatatattaacaaatattgatattgcaAGTTCGATATTGacatttgttgataatgtGTTTACACTGGAAAAAACGAAATGGCCATTTGGTGATGATCAACATGATGAGTGTGAATGTCGTGAGCATGTGTTGACACATgctttattgatgatttatgaTATGCACATGTTGGACATTGAATCACTTGAAAGggatttttataatcaatgtaatgatgatgatatgaaaaatgaaaagtgGAATAAATTTAAGGATAAACATCGTTCAATCATTAAAACATCAACAAGATTTTTGTGTTCATTGGCATGGCTTGATCATCGTTTTGTTTTACATGCACAGCAACCAGTTCTTGAACACAAAGTTCAACTGTCATGGGATAAACTTAGAACAGttaatgatgatgctgatgttattgata AATATGTTGCAGAATCTGTTGAATCAAAACTCATTCTTGATAGAGaagatattcaattaaaaaatgtttctttatcagaaaaaatttacagcaaaaaacatgaatttattaataaattgactgaTGAatcattgaagaaaaaaaaatggtcaaATGCTGAAGAATTAtatcaaaaacttttttaa
- the LOC122856644 gene encoding protein mahjong-like, translating to MATAESLSEVTDVVQILKQWEEEHGITTYDPIPTLERLAEIIELEKENYYKMDPDPFDERHPSRAYPDCNFGHILKVLFRKDSFITKLINDYLRDTFYRGSGIDRDVRLLNIAACRLVLDILPGLETSAVFQPDMESLILRLYSWAENSHEPLQSYATGLLAAAMEVQDIATSFREQNAHLIPLMLQRLHVLQSTAEEERQCSINPRPFAHVGSNRNGTCSSQIHHDTNEHKLSTPIKRKISDVKIDNNVKKHPNELFPIDDTDGGGGGGGSNGASVNIIDNHDDNAVNNIDDTPPSKKTKKTNDNNVKNNTESSDMMSPPLSIPKIQNSNNHNSNNNNLLNNHHDNNTPTKNTRSTPPRQTPTPTKLNLNNTSTPTTTTTTTPSATTTIVNRQLQRSSTPSMLLEGNSNSSWAELETYVIGSVQIYPPTLATRQMLILRYLAPMGEYQEFLGPVFEHNALELILKYINVRKTKDSRLAFEALKYLASLLVHKKFSLEFLNMSGLQKLLDVPRPSVAATGVSICLYYLTYCEDAMERVCLLPEQIVKELVTYVLWLLETSHDSGRCHGTMFFGFSFPFKVILDEFDSQGGLRILLNVISTLKILNFEEQDIQSINDDEDNAARQIVRHVVTALKRYMEAHLYWKSEQLQRLENARNDQDNRHQYLIPPYKPCKLRSDEVQSKVELLQELMNVRTPWQPVQQLYNLQGINLLLRIIAISREWNFSGRATFSAETVKCCFDVIAICSVVPKVLLLLCDRIDIPDMSMTIAINLLLAAAEGEIIQDPDVQRAALRALINCVCSPINRVGGNVGRYSISGSAKKKTIHNSEELIQKIWESVRSNNGIMMLLGLMSVKVPITDADSIRALACRALAGLARSEKVRQIISKLPMFTTGHIQSLMKDPILQEKRQEHVTFQKYALELMERVSGKAKPSGAEYEMTLASLHRANVVAQTRIQYNDHDLNLLIHQHLVSKGLIDTAMTLQKEACLESTLVPQKLLPYQPIPYKSLVPNIRANSSQVSSSLSSSHYNTPKVSRGDCSAASSSSRTNLLQSPLSTPSRYINNPTTATAAAAIGTTAAGTTSTPMRISKLSDSCCQTPPPLAPQASTSIINNNNTSLLSSSSSSIKLQTTNPKKIIINEKKSTTTPLSNIDNNNSTLNSLISSTPTSRLEKPTAREIAAISGVVGGGGGCVSSNLTTLSSTNYNTTISLNSIIKEYLTNQHALCKNPMVTCPQFNLLEPHKCPDPRTKNSTPINMSVRLGRRQFGMDSRRLDRKHIYSRFCPVKTFKPTEAEGGFTYCIFTPCQQFLMLGTQPGDVKMFNIHSGVEEVTYQCHESYIKYMEMNQTGELLLTNTEWRAPLSALWSCGSFFEMRVSFENESHVEFSKHQDKIIGTQQDKSTIYDVTTGALIKELIPSISNQYIENRATFSMNDELVLSDGILWDVNSGKEIHKFDKLNQTLNGVFHPNGIEVVSNTEVWDLRTFHLLNTVPTLEKMNVLFSPINNILYAISCDEDGDDETSYLTSFKTLDANDYSSIATYDVKRVIPSLAINKFDTQIAIVENYGTHDGPVDSHVRIYDVGRKRDDDDEEVDEDDEDDLDASDDDGSNSGSDDNIVEDEDNMNLGGGVEVIDFDVTDQDGLDNAEGDDDDDEDEDNDDDDDDDDDDDDDDMDEWDSGSDLSNFMQVFGSENNDEDDTDDYDDDDDDDDGDEDDDDDDDVDDSDDSIGDNNGIQP from the exons atggcaaCAGCCGAGTCATTGTCTGAAGTGACTGATGttgttcaaatattaaaacaatggGAAGAGGAACATGGTATAACAACATATGATCCAATTCCAACACTGGAAAGACTTgctgaaataattgaattggaaaaagaaaattattataaaatggaTCCAGATCCATTTGATGAAAGGCATCCATCACGTGCATATCCTGATTGTAATTTTGGTCATATATTAAAAGTACTATTTCGTAAAGATAGTTTTATAACaaag tTGATCAACGATTATCTTCGAGATACATTTTACAGAGGAAGTGGAATTGATCGTGATGTacgtttattaaatattgcagCATGTCGTCTTGTGTTGGATATATTACCTGGACTTGAAACATCAGCAGTATTTCAACCAGATATGGAAAGTTTAATATTACGTTTATATAGTTGGGCTGAAAATTCCCATGAACCATTACAAAGTTATGCAACTGGTTTGTTAGCAGCAGCAATGGAAGTACAAGATATTGCAACAAGTTTTCGTGAACAAAATGCACATTTAATACCACTTATGTTACAAAGATTACATGTATTACAATCAACTGCTGAAGAAGAACGTCAATGTTCAATAAATCCACGTCCATTTGCTCATGTTGGATCAAATCGTAATGGTACATGTTCATCACAAATTCATCATGATACAAATGaacataaattatcaacaccaataaaacgtaaaatatcagatgttaaaattgataataatgttaaaaaacatccaaatgaattatttccaattgatgatacagatggtggtggtggtggtggtggtagtaaTGGTGCTagtgtaaatattattgataatcatgatgataatgctgttaataatattgatgatacaccaccaagtaaaaaaactaaaaaaacaaatgataataatgttaaaaataatacagaatCATCAGACATGATGTCACCACCATTATCAATaccaaaaatacaaaatagtaataatcacaatagtaacaataataatttattaaataatcatcatgataataatacaccaacaaaaaatacacGTTCAACACCACCAAGGCaaacaccaacaccaacaaaattaaatttaaataatacatcaacaccaacaacaacaacaacaacaacaccatcagCTACAACAACAATTGTAAATCGACAATTACAAAGATCATCAACACCGTCAATGTTACTTGAAGGTAATTCAAATTCTTCATGGGCTGAATTAGAAACTTATGTTATTGGTAGTGTACAAATATATCCACCAACATTAGCAACACGACAAATGTTAATATTACGTTATTTAGCACCAATGGGTGAATATCAAGAATTTCTTGGTCCAGTTTTTGAGCATAATGCAttagaattaatattaaaatatataaatgttagaaaaacaaaagataGTAGGCTAGCATTTGaagcattaaaatatttagcatCATTACttgtacataaaaaattttcacttgaatttttaaatatgtcaggtttacaaaaattattagatgTACCAAGACCAAGTGTTGCTGCAACTGGTGTTAGTATatgtctttattatttaacatattGTGAAGATGCTATGGAACGTGTTTGTTTATTACCAGAACAAATTGTCAAAGAATTAGTGACATATGTATTATGGTTATTAGAAACAAGTCATGATTCTGGTAGATGTCATGGTACAATGttttttggtttttcattTCCATTTAAAGTTATACTTGATGAATTTGATTCACAAGGTGGTTTacgtatattattaaatgtcatatcaacattaaaaatattaaattttgaagaaCAAGATATACAatcaataaatgatgatgaagacaATGCTGCACGTCAAATTGTTCGTCATGTTGTAACAGCATTAAAAAGATATATGGAAGCACATTTATACTGGAAATCAGAACAGCTACAACGTCTTGAAAATGCACGTAATGATCAGGATAATcgtcatcaatatttaataccACCATATAAACCATGTAAGCTACGTAGTGATGAAGTACAAAGTAAAGTTGAATTATTACAAGAATTAATGAATGTCAGAACACCATGGCAACCAGtacaacaattatataatttacaaggtatcaatttattgttacGTATAATAGCAATATCACGTGAATGGAATTTTAGTGGACGTGCAACATTTAGTGCTGAAACAGTTAAATGTTGTTTTGATGTTATTGCAATATGTTCAGTTGTAccaaaagtattattattattgtgtgaTCGTATTGATATACCAGATATGTCAATGACAAttgctattaatttattacttgCTGCTGCTGAAGGTGAAATAATACAAGATCCAGATGTACAAAGAGCAGCTCTACGTGCATTAATCAACTGTGTATGTTCACCAATAAATCGTGTTGGTGGTAATGTTGGTAGATATTCAATAAGTGgttcagctaaaaaaaaaacaattcataaTAGTGAagaattaatacaaaaaatatggGAAAGTGTTAGATCAAATAATGGTATTATGATGTTACTTGGTTTAATGTCAGTTAAAGTACCAATAACAGATGCTGATAGTATACGTGCACTTGCATGTCGTGCATTAGCTGGTTTAGCTAGAAGTGAAAAAGTACgtcaaataatatcaaaattaccaATGTTTACTACTGGACATATACAATCATTAATGAAAGATCCAATATTACAAGAAAAACGACAAGAACATGttacatttcaaaaatatgcACTTGAATTAATGGAACGTGTTTCTGGTAAAGCTAAACCATCTGGTGCTGAATATGAAATGACACTTGCATCACTACATCGTGCAAATGTTGTTGCACAAACACGTATACAATATAATGatcatgatttaaatttattaatacatcaACATTTAGTGTCAAAAGGTTTAATTGATACAGCAATGACATTACAAAAAGAAGCCTGTCTTGAATCAACACTTGTACCACAAAAACTATTACCGTATCAGCCAATTCCATATAAAAGTTTAGTGCCAAATATTAGAGCTAATTCATCACAAgtgtcatcatcattatcatcatcgcATTATAATACACCAAAAGTATCACGTGGTGATTGTTcagcagcatcatcatcatcacgtacaaatttattacaatctcctttatcaacaccatcaagatatattaataatccaacaacagcaacagcagcagcagcaataGGAACAACAGCAGCAGGAACAACATCAACACCCATGAGAATTAGTAAATTATCAGATAGTTGTTGTcaaacaccaccaccacttgCACCACAAGCATCAacatcaattataaataataataatacatcattattatcgtcatcatcatcatcaattaaattacaaacaacaaatcctaaaaaaattataattaatgaaaaaaaatcaacaacaacgccattatcaaatattgataataataatagtacattAAATTCGTTGATATCATCAACACCAACAAGTAGATTAGAAAAACCAACAGCACGTGAAATAGCAGCTATTAgtggtgttgttggtggtggtggtggttgtgTTAGTAGtaatttaacaacattatcatcaacaaattacaatacaacaatatcattaaattcaataattaaagaatatttaacaaatcaacATGCATTATGTAAAAATCCAATGGTAACATGTccacaatttaatttacttgaacCACATAAATGTCCAGATCCAAGaactaaaaattcaacacCAATAAATATGTCTGTTAGACTTGGTAGACGACAATTTGGTATGGATAGTAGAAGATTAGATAGAAAACATATTTATAGTCGTTTTTGTCCAGTTAAAACATTTAAACCAACTGAAGCTGAAGGAGGTTTtacatattgtatatttacaccttgtcaacaatttttaatgctTGGTACACAACCAGGTGAtgttaaaatgtttaatatacATTCTGGTGTTGAAGAAGTAACATATCAATGTCATGaatcatatattaaatatatggaaATGAATCAAActggtgaattattattaacaaatactGAATGGCGTGCACCATTATCAGCATTATGGTCATGtggttcattttttgaaatgagagtatcatttgaaaatgaaagtCATGTTGAATTTAGTAAACatcaagataaaattattggtaCACAACAagataaatcaacaatatatgATGTTACAACTGGTGCCTTAATTAAAGAATTAATACCATCAATATCAAatcaatatattgaaaatagagCAACATTTAGTATGAATGATGAGCTTGTATTGAGTGATGGTATATTATGGGATGTTAATTCTGGCAAagaaatacataaatttgataaattaaatcaaacatTAAATGGTGTTTTTCATCCAAATGGTATTGAAGTTGTATCAAATACCGAAGTATGGGATTTACGTACATTTCATTTACTAAACACAGTACCAACAttagaaaaaatgaatgtattattttcaccaataaataatatactctATGCAATATCATGTGATGaagatggtgatgatgaaacATCATATTTAACATCATTTAAAACATTAGATGCCAATGATTACAGTAGCATTGCAACGTATGACGTTAAAAGAGTTATTCCATCATTggctattaataaatttgatacacAAATTGccattgttgaaaattatggTACACATGATGGTCCAGTGGATTCACATGTTAGAATATATGATGTTGGAAGAAaacgtgatgatgatgatgaagaagttgatgaagatgatgaggATGATTTAGATGctagtgatgatgatggatcAAACTCTGGATCagatgataatattgttgaag atgAAGATAATATGAATTTAGGTGGTGGAGTTGAGGTCATAGATTTTGATGTTACAGATCAAGATGGGTTAGATAATGCTgaaggtgatgatgatgatgatgaagatgaagataatgatgatgatgacgacgacgacgatgatgatgatgatgatgatatggaTGAGTGGGATAGTGGATCTGATTTAAGTAATTTTATGCAAGTATTCGGTtcagaaaataatgatgaagatgatactgatgattatgatgatgatgatgatgatgatgatggtgatgaagacgacgacgatgatgatgatgttgatgatagcGACGATAGCATTGGTGATAATAATGGTATTCAGCCATAA